One genomic window of Xanthobacter dioxanivorans includes the following:
- a CDS encoding amidase codes for MPAEGPAVARLAADHAAGTRTARATVAEALRRAHAVQPALNPFAVIDEAGALAAADALDARIASGERIGPLAGVPVSVKDILDCAGLPTRWGSPLFADAPPAQVDITAVARLKAAGAVVVGKTTTTEFAHAPLGFSPLMGMTRNPFNPALTCGGSSSGAGVTVAMGVTPVTLATDAGCSTRLPAAATGVYGFKPTLGLVPHERVPDGFGSFIHLGLLARHVADIAATLPVVAGPVAADPWSLKAPPAPAPEGSPLAGRRVVMWMRTGNRKVAAEVEAATRRAASVLEVLGATVTEEAYGFAHPDPIWTTLQQTNWAMRFSATPDTEMARLSPTLQTGIAAARGYSALDLQRAQVARTLLFRQVQGVMGRADFILTPCVSAPMVAADFDLAGPLAVDGEEVGLLRAEWTTALSLFDLTGHPAIALPAGVADNGGPLGVQLVAGWGADAHLLAAAAAFEAALPPPVCPGAFAPL; via the coding sequence ATGCCGGCTGAAGGCCCGGCGGTCGCGCGCCTCGCGGCGGACCATGCGGCTGGGACGCGCACGGCGCGGGCCACGGTCGCCGAGGCGCTGCGCCGCGCCCATGCGGTTCAACCGGCCCTCAACCCCTTCGCCGTGATCGACGAGGCGGGCGCGCTGGCGGCGGCGGATGCGCTCGATGCGCGCATTGCGTCCGGCGAACGTATCGGTCCGCTGGCTGGCGTGCCGGTGAGCGTGAAGGACATCCTCGACTGCGCCGGCCTTCCCACGCGCTGGGGCTCGCCTTTGTTCGCCGATGCGCCACCGGCGCAGGTGGACATCACCGCCGTGGCACGGCTGAAGGCGGCGGGGGCGGTGGTCGTGGGCAAGACCACCACCACCGAATTCGCCCATGCCCCCCTCGGCTTCTCGCCGCTGATGGGGATGACGAGAAACCCGTTCAATCCCGCGCTGACCTGCGGCGGCTCCTCCTCCGGCGCGGGGGTGACCGTGGCCATGGGTGTCACGCCGGTGACGCTCGCCACCGATGCCGGCTGCTCCACCCGCCTGCCGGCGGCGGCGACCGGCGTCTACGGCTTCAAGCCGACGCTGGGCCTCGTGCCGCACGAGCGGGTGCCGGACGGGTTCGGCAGCTTCATCCATCTGGGCCTGCTGGCGCGGCATGTGGCGGACATCGCCGCCACCCTGCCGGTGGTGGCGGGGCCGGTGGCGGCCGATCCGTGGAGCCTGAAGGCTCCGCCCGCGCCGGCGCCGGAAGGATCGCCCCTCGCCGGCCGGCGGGTGGTGATGTGGATGCGCACCGGCAACCGCAAGGTGGCCGCCGAGGTGGAGGCCGCCACGCGCCGTGCGGCTTCGGTGCTGGAGGTCCTCGGCGCCACGGTGACGGAGGAGGCCTATGGCTTCGCCCATCCCGACCCCATCTGGACCACCCTCCAACAGACCAACTGGGCCATGCGCTTTTCCGCGACGCCCGACACGGAGATGGCGCGGCTGTCGCCCACGCTGCAGACCGGCATCGCGGCGGCGCGGGGCTACAGCGCGCTCGACCTGCAACGGGCGCAGGTGGCGCGCACGCTGCTGTTCCGGCAGGTGCAGGGGGTGATGGGGCGGGCGGATTTCATCCTCACGCCCTGCGTCTCCGCCCCGATGGTGGCGGCGGACTTCGATCTTGCCGGCCCCCTGGCGGTGGACGGGGAAGAGGTGGGCCTGCTGCGGGCGGAATGGACGACGGCGCTTTCCCTCTTCGACCTCACCGGGCATCCCGCCATCGCCCTGCCGGCGGGCGTGGCGGACAATGGCGGGCCGCTCGGCGTGCAACTGGTGGCCGGCTGGGGGGCGGACGCCCATCTCCTCGCCGCGGCCGCCGCGTTCGAGGCGGCGCTGCCGCCTCCCGTCTGTCCGGGCGCCTTCGCGCCGCTTTGA
- a CDS encoding aromatic-ring-hydroxylating dioxygenase subunit beta encodes MLSTSLKPAPSRDDLISALLLKAEVEAFNAAYCSALDEQRLMDWAELFTKDGFYTVVSRENYDRKLPVGLIYCENRGMIRDRAFALEKTAMFAPRYLRHMVSNLTVAEEEDGSFSAAANYVVFQVLFDRPDATIHQVGRYIDRFRRTEEGLKLASRTCVYDSLLIDNALCIPV; translated from the coding sequence ATGCTGAGCACATCCCTGAAGCCGGCGCCGAGCCGGGACGACCTGATCTCCGCTTTGCTGCTGAAGGCGGAGGTGGAGGCCTTCAATGCCGCCTATTGCAGCGCCCTCGACGAACAGCGCCTCATGGACTGGGCCGAGCTGTTCACCAAGGACGGCTTCTACACCGTGGTCTCGCGTGAGAATTACGATCGCAAGCTGCCCGTCGGCCTCATCTATTGCGAGAACCGCGGCATGATCCGCGACCGGGCGTTCGCGCTGGAGAAGACCGCCATGTTCGCCCCGCGCTACCTGCGGCACATGGTGAGCAACCTGACGGTGGCGGAGGAAGAGGACGGCAGCTTTTCGGCCGCCGCCAACTACGTGGTGTTCCAGGTGCTGTTCGACCGTCCGGACGCAACCATCCATCAAGTGGGACGCTACATCGATCGCTTCCGGCGGACGGAGGAGGGGCTGAAGCTCGCCTCGCGCACCTGCGTCTATGACAGCCTGCTCATCGACAATGCCCTGTGCATCCCGGTGTGA